In Juglans microcarpa x Juglans regia isolate MS1-56 chromosome 7D, Jm3101_v1.0, whole genome shotgun sequence, the following are encoded in one genomic region:
- the LOC121239057 gene encoding uncharacterized protein LOC121239057, giving the protein MGVKVAATCLHWSQSVLPHSPSSSQTLASAVSSTAGQRNRRGDGRALVCRYVHRLERPALFGTASTMFYRSRSCEFPKPRTRTLKRACSASLDAFSDEEFSKKIQELALRFQLSGDDEDNSIAKDDTESQIVSDSRDIQSMNSADSFNSFNSSVNFVQNQNHILHPPSEIGPPWAEIQREPPDWAERDEINPACIERKANSVDLPLSLRMIKRKMQWQEGFREVGESAYCSVKKAFSSMVFIIRELQSYTLQMREFLFYEDLQGILARVQREMHASFVWLFQQVFSHTPTLMVYVMILLANFSVYSMGHNNAAFAASPPPGSFSTTTEMASVVEMDQDHTHQRFDSSAIKKFSVSSSSGKTTSIGGNNGGGGNVRPVGSGTDGDGQFDGSDYHYRTILPDGSTSSQLSSYGTTREAESEAKTREEEVALWNSTVEEASQMQDALKDDALDKETMQRFVSPVTAKIEADNDYAEYFRTELHYQMGLSREPNNPLLLANFAQFLYLVSHDYDRAEEYFKRAIRVEPPDAEAYNKYATFLWRVRNDLWAAEETFLEAISTDPSNSFYAANYAHFLWNTGGEDTCFPLDPSDTTQEA; this is encoded by the exons ATGGGAGTGAAGGTAGCTGCGACCTGTTTGCATTGGTCACAGTCGGttcttcctcattctccttcctcatctcaaaccctagcctcagCAGTCTCATCTACGGCAGGACAACGAAACCGCCGTGGCGATGGCAGAGCTCTCGTGTGTCGCTACGTGCATAGACTGGAGCGACCCGCTCTGTTTGGAACCGCCTCGACGATGTTTTACCGGTCCCGATCTTGCGAGTTTCCGAAACCGAGAACCCGGACTCTGAAAAGAGCTTGCAGCGCCAGCTTAGACGCATTTTCGGACGAGGAATTCTCGAAGAAGATTCAGGAATTAGCACTCCGATTCCAACTTTCGGGCGACGATGAAGATAATAGTATCGCCAAGGATGATACGGAATCACAGATAGTTTCCGATTCCAGAGATATCCAGAGCATGAATAGTGCTGATAGTTTTAACAGTTTCAACAGTAGCGTCAACTTtgtacagaatcagaatcatatACTACACCCACCTTCGGAGATCGGGCCTCCTTGGGCAGAAATCCAGCGAGAGCCACCGGATTGGGCTGAAAGAGACGAAATTAACCCCGCGTGTATCGAGCGAAAGGCGAACAGCGTGGATCTTCCCCTTTCGCTTCGAATGATAAAGCGAAAGATGCAATGGCAGGAGGGGTTCAGGGAAGTAGGAGAGTCGGCTTATTGTTCGGTAAAGAAGGCCTTCTCGTCGATGGTGTTCATAATTAGAGAGCTCCAGAGCTACACGTTGCAAATGAGAGAGTTTCTGTTCTACGAAGACCTACAGGGGATTCTAGCTCGGGTTCAGAGAGAGATGCACGCTTCGTTCGTGTGGCTATTTCAGCAGGTCTTTTCTCATACTCCCACTCTGATGGTGTACGTGATGATACTCCTCGCGAATTTCTCAGTTTATTCCATGGGGCATAACAACGCTGCGTTCGCAGCCTCGCCGCCACCGGGGTCGTTTTCAACGACGACAGAGATGGCTTCGGTAGTTGAAATGGATCAGGACCATACGCACCAGAGGTTTGATTCTTCAGCAATTAAGAAGTTCTCGGTGTCGTCTTCTTCTGGGAAGACGACTTCTATCGGCGGAAACAATGGCGGCGGCGGTAACGTGCGGCCAGTGGGTAGTGGAACCGATGGCGACGGACAGTTTGACGGTTCAGATTACCACTACCGGACAATTCTGCCCGACGGGTCAACTTCTTCCCAGTTGTCCTCGTATGGGACAACCAGAGAAGCAGAGTCGGAGGCAAAGACCAGGGAAGAAGAGGTGGCTCTATGGAATTCGACAGTCGAAGAGGCTTCACAAATGCAGGACGCATTAAAGGACGACGCTCTCGATAAAGAAACCATGCAACGATTCGTTTCACCGGTGACGGCCAAGATCGAGGCGGACAACGACTACGCAGAGTACTTCAGAACAGAGCTGCACTACCAAATGGGCTTGTCCCGAGAGCCCAACAACCCTCTTCTCCTCGCAAATTTCGCTCAGTTCCTCTACCTTGTCTCGCACGATTACGACAG AGCGGAGGAGTACTTTAAGAGGGCAATAAGGGTGGAGCCGCCAGATGCCGAAGCATACAACAAGTACGCGACCTTTTTATGGAGAGTGAGGAACGATTTGTGGGCTGCAGAGGAGACCTTCCTGGAAGCCATCTCGACCGATCCCAGCAACTCTTTCTATGCTGCTAATTATGCTCATTTTCTTTGGAACACTGGCGGAGAAGACACTTGTTTCCCCCTTGACCCCTCGGACACCACCCAAgaagcttga